A single genomic interval of Leptospira montravelensis harbors:
- a CDS encoding DUF3015 domain-containing protein produces the protein MFSLNKTYFLNYQLAIVSLSLFIFPNFVSAEPYGMAGCGLGSMVPAWKNDIGQVLAATTNVSLSSQTFGITSGTSNCTTDGIVRADRAQEVFVAYNEEPLELETAKGSGERIRAIASLLGCPTHSNELGKLMKEKHSFIFEPTKGEESKIRSKIILSRLKTKIAENPELKQACVY, from the coding sequence ATGTTTAGTCTTAACAAAACTTACTTTTTAAATTATCAACTAGCAATTGTTAGCTTATCATTATTTATATTTCCTAATTTTGTCTCAGCAGAACCGTATGGAATGGCAGGTTGTGGTCTTGGGTCTATGGTTCCCGCATGGAAAAATGATATCGGGCAAGTGTTAGCTGCGACAACGAATGTAAGTTTATCCTCTCAAACATTTGGAATCACTTCTGGAACTTCTAATTGCACCACTGATGGAATTGTCCGTGCCGACCGAGCCCAAGAAGTATTTGTGGCCTATAATGAAGAACCTTTGGAATTAGAAACTGCTAAAGGCTCAGGCGAAAGAATTCGAGCCATAGCTTCTTTGTTAGGTTGTCCTACTCATAGCAATGAGTTAGGAAAACTAATGAAGGAAAAACATTCTTTTATTTTTGAACCTACAAAAGGGGAAGAATCTAAAATTAGATCGAAAATTATCTTATCTCGGCTAAAAACGAAAATTGCGGAAAATCCAGAACTGAAACAAGCCTGTGTATATTAG
- a CDS encoding FAD-binding oxidoreductase: MLTPQINLFKKSNPLQAQVLANTRLTPEPGKGKRPSKEGDSAVHRITIAIDHNTYPYMIGQSAGIIPPGVDPEKEAKGSADPSYTIRLYSIASPSFSFGQTKDNIEFVVKRDNVYDENGNLLHKGVCSNYLCDLKPGDTVTMTGPAGKKFLLPQTDFSGDIFFFATGTGISPFFGMVEELLVQKLINFQGNVWLIYGAPYSDEIVLRDYFEDMSKNHSNFHFVTAISREDKNSFDGGKMYITHRAKENAESIKNAVNGNGKFYICGGPKGMEKGVIQEIISACGTDLSYDDFKKHLEEKEQLFVETY; this comes from the coding sequence TTGCTTACCCCTCAGATCAATCTGTTCAAAAAATCAAATCCCCTTCAAGCCCAAGTTTTGGCAAATACCCGTTTGACTCCCGAACCAGGAAAAGGAAAGCGCCCATCAAAAGAAGGCGATTCTGCGGTACATCGGATCACGATTGCTATCGACCATAATACTTATCCTTATATGATCGGGCAAAGTGCCGGAATCATTCCTCCAGGTGTAGATCCGGAAAAAGAAGCTAAGGGTTCGGCCGACCCATCGTATACCATCCGGCTGTATTCTATTGCTTCCCCATCTTTTAGTTTTGGGCAAACCAAGGACAATATTGAATTTGTGGTCAAAAGAGACAATGTGTACGATGAAAATGGAAATCTTCTCCATAAAGGAGTTTGTTCCAATTATCTTTGTGACTTAAAACCAGGTGACACAGTCACGATGACTGGTCCCGCTGGAAAAAAATTCCTACTTCCACAAACTGACTTTTCTGGTGATATTTTCTTTTTTGCTACAGGAACTGGAATTAGTCCTTTTTTTGGAATGGTGGAAGAACTTCTGGTTCAAAAACTAATTAACTTTCAGGGAAATGTATGGTTAATCTACGGAGCACCATATTCAGATGAAATCGTACTTCGCGATTATTTTGAAGATATGTCCAAAAACCATTCCAACTTCCATTTCGTAACAGCGATTAGCCGAGAAGATAAAAATTCCTTTGATGGCGGAAAGATGTACATCACTCACCGCGCAAAAGAAAATGCCGAATCCATTAAAAATGCTGTCAATGGAAACGGTAAGTTTTATATTTGTGGCGGTCCTAAGGGAATGGAAAAAGGAGTCATACAAGAAATCATATCTGCTTGCGGAACTGATCTTTCGTATGATGATTTCAAAAAACACCTAGAGGAAAAAGAACAACTTTTTGTAGAGACGTACTAA
- a CDS encoding transcriptional coactivator p15/PC4 family protein, producing the protein MAKTGIIRDIDKGRGEVIRVEISEYKGQTFFNIRVWYTDPNGELKPTQKGIAIAPGLVGDLKEAIEEAERWLA; encoded by the coding sequence ATGGCAAAAACAGGAATCATTCGAGACATTGACAAAGGGCGAGGAGAAGTCATCCGCGTGGAAATCTCCGAATACAAAGGCCAAACTTTTTTTAACATTCGAGTTTGGTATACCGATCCCAACGGAGAACTAAAACCCACTCAAAAAGGAATCGCAATCGCGCCAGGTTTAGTTGGTGATTTAAAAGAAGCGATCGAAGAAGCAGAACGTTGGTTGGCATAA